The proteins below are encoded in one region of Ricinus communis isolate WT05 ecotype wild-type chromosome 6, ASM1957865v1, whole genome shotgun sequence:
- the LOC8260082 gene encoding uncharacterized protein LOC8260082 isoform X1: MFMSSPPSDNLHLVNHNFSNPLETSDTLWQCLQENNMLSLPIEDHNSIGSFNCRWPFSQESSISSHAAEFTRNVSEWDTDLLLGEEFSGSAMSSINEGIPGNILHYQKDRNFFNNLQVPNDPWPSLGEGTVGDLDPNMPLEQEKFSLAKARSDEELIESTVLNDCQDNNTSLPLDKDNLRGTVMDTSAIGDQENTSLDKSNKEKGLRGKRVIKKKEIKHRFRRILTEKLMVQPNAEEGSTSKKQQHNAKEKVRRMKLNASYLALGSLLSNSRRSKKRWTAPVIVDKVLEYIPELQSEIEELILKKNSMVSKIKNEQAIQHNASVELQAPTVSVHEVKHGELIIQICMQTDQDKGLSILMQNLEAESMVISSASSIGVCDDRICYHVHIQFWQMNGNPLAADYVALRKKLISWLKNDS; the protein is encoded by the exons atgttcATGTCGTCTCCACCTTCTGACAATCTTCACCTTGTAAATCACAATTTCTCCAACCCTCTTGAAACTTCAGATACTTTATGGCAATGCCTACAAGAGAATAACATGTTATCATTACCTATTGAGGATCATAACTCAATTGGCAGCTTCAATTGTCGGTGGCCATTTTCCCAGGAAAGCAGCATATCATCACATGCTGCTGAATTTACTAGAAATGTTAGTGAGTGGGATACTGATCTTCTACTTGGGGAAGAATTTTCAGGTTCGGCCATGTCGAGTATCAATGAAGGGATTCCAGGAAACATACTCCACTATCAAAAAGATAGAAATTTCTTCAACAACCTTCAAGTTCCCAATGATCCCTGGCCTTCTCTCGGAGAAGGAACTGTGGGTGATTTGGATCCAAACATGCCTCTTGAGCAAGAAAAGTTTTCACTAGCCAAGGCTAGAAGTGATGAAGAACTAATTGAAAGCACAGTACTCAATGACTGCCAAGATAACAATACTTCACTACCCTTGGATAAGGATAATCTAAGAGGTACTGTGATGGATACTAGTGCTATTGGTGACCAAGAAAATACTTCATTGGATAAATccaacaaagaaaaaggactACGAGGCAAAAGGGTCATCAAGAAAAAGGAGATAAAGCATAGATTCAGACGTATACTGACTGAGAAGTTGATGGTACAACCCAATGCAGAAGAAGGTTCAACATCAAAGAAGCAACAGCATAATGCTAAGGAAAAAGTAAGAAGGATGAAACTAAATGCATCATACTTGGCTCTTGGCTCACTGCTCTCAAATTCTAGAAGATCAAAG AAGAGATGGACAGCTCCAGTTATCGTTGACAAAGTTCTTGAATACATTCCAGAGCTACAGAGTGAAATAGAGGAGTTAATTCTGAAGAAGAATTCAATGGTATCAAAGATTAAGAACGAGCAAGCTATTCAACACAATGCATCTGTAGAACTTCAAGCTCCCACAGTTTCAGTACATGAAGTTAAACACGGAGAATTAATCATACAAATATGCATGCAAACTGATCAGGACAAGGGTTTGTCAATTCTAATGCAGAATTTAGAAGCAGAAAGCATGGTTATTTCAAGTGCTTCATCTATTGGGGTTTGTGATGACAGGATCTGCTATCATGTACATATACAG TTTTGGCAGATGAATGGAAATCCTCTTGCGGCTGACTATGTAGCATTAAGGAAGAAACTAATTTCGTGGTTGAAAAACGATTCCTAA
- the LOC8260082 gene encoding uncharacterized protein LOC8260082 isoform X2, whose protein sequence is MFMSSPPSDNLHLVNHNFSNPLETSDTLWQCLQENNMLSLPIEDHNSIGSFNCRWPFSQESSISSHAAEFTRNVSEWDTDLLLGEEFSGSAMSSINEGIPGNILHYQKDRNFFNNLQVPNDPWPSLGEGTVGDLDPNMPLEQEKFSLAKARSDEELIESTVLNDCQDNNTSLPLDKDNLRGTVMDTSAIGDQENTSLDKSNKEKGLRGKRVIKKKEIKHRFRRILTEKLMVQPNAEEGSTSKKQQHNAKEKVRRMKLNASYLALGSLLSNSRRSKKRWTAPVIVDKVLEYIPELQSEIEELILKKNSMVSKIKNEQAIQHNASVELQAPTVSVHEVKHGELIIQICMQTDQDKGLSILMQNLEAESMVISSASSIGVCDDRICYHVHIQMNGNPLAADYVALRKKLISWLKNDS, encoded by the exons atgttcATGTCGTCTCCACCTTCTGACAATCTTCACCTTGTAAATCACAATTTCTCCAACCCTCTTGAAACTTCAGATACTTTATGGCAATGCCTACAAGAGAATAACATGTTATCATTACCTATTGAGGATCATAACTCAATTGGCAGCTTCAATTGTCGGTGGCCATTTTCCCAGGAAAGCAGCATATCATCACATGCTGCTGAATTTACTAGAAATGTTAGTGAGTGGGATACTGATCTTCTACTTGGGGAAGAATTTTCAGGTTCGGCCATGTCGAGTATCAATGAAGGGATTCCAGGAAACATACTCCACTATCAAAAAGATAGAAATTTCTTCAACAACCTTCAAGTTCCCAATGATCCCTGGCCTTCTCTCGGAGAAGGAACTGTGGGTGATTTGGATCCAAACATGCCTCTTGAGCAAGAAAAGTTTTCACTAGCCAAGGCTAGAAGTGATGAAGAACTAATTGAAAGCACAGTACTCAATGACTGCCAAGATAACAATACTTCACTACCCTTGGATAAGGATAATCTAAGAGGTACTGTGATGGATACTAGTGCTATTGGTGACCAAGAAAATACTTCATTGGATAAATccaacaaagaaaaaggactACGAGGCAAAAGGGTCATCAAGAAAAAGGAGATAAAGCATAGATTCAGACGTATACTGACTGAGAAGTTGATGGTACAACCCAATGCAGAAGAAGGTTCAACATCAAAGAAGCAACAGCATAATGCTAAGGAAAAAGTAAGAAGGATGAAACTAAATGCATCATACTTGGCTCTTGGCTCACTGCTCTCAAATTCTAGAAGATCAAAG AAGAGATGGACAGCTCCAGTTATCGTTGACAAAGTTCTTGAATACATTCCAGAGCTACAGAGTGAAATAGAGGAGTTAATTCTGAAGAAGAATTCAATGGTATCAAAGATTAAGAACGAGCAAGCTATTCAACACAATGCATCTGTAGAACTTCAAGCTCCCACAGTTTCAGTACATGAAGTTAAACACGGAGAATTAATCATACAAATATGCATGCAAACTGATCAGGACAAGGGTTTGTCAATTCTAATGCAGAATTTAGAAGCAGAAAGCATGGTTATTTCAAGTGCTTCATCTATTGGGGTTTGTGATGACAGGATCTGCTATCATGTACATATACAG ATGAATGGAAATCCTCTTGCGGCTGACTATGTAGCATTAAGGAAGAAACTAATTTCGTGGTTGAAAAACGATTCCTAA
- the LOC8260081 gene encoding membralin-like protein At1g60995, producing MDPEQTFIRVQERFSQMLTPKVRAALEYVYLFIAITLFCILVVMHANYVQQPGCSSELSGVETKEAQLIQIKITSAGLWSNSEVESSVAYVPSVETVSNNLELENVDGDLLEILAPKFWWNWIGSSARKGKLALKFWKTDSEYIEHQPESSANSESSKPIADDVVKTDKVETRSSFPASAKETFKAAIIHFGKKWHRRLSFIWRHLMQIIRSFQKLWNITGLHLNLDVPKWMRILYLDSLSSYAVQWLENKSKAFEPTYLYTMEKGFFLLPEEAKSRHNIITVNISISARHPCFGNRWQQLLINRIVGYDTILMNSLLSAPGQGYLYNFQTKEFYNLSYPQEPPEGPAKFGDYLVTKCGVLMMSLFVFFTTTMSVSFTLRETQTRMLKFTVQLQHHARHRLPTFQLIFVHVIESLVFVPIMIGILFFLFEFYDDQLLAFMVLILVWLCELFTLISVRTPISMKFFPRFFLLYFLVFHIYFFSYAYGFSYLALSTTAAFMQHLILYFWNRFEVPALQRFMQNRRSQLQQHPDFHITSSTILASTVHITRLNTRNEGPVNTDAASGLAFRPGSDQAMPANGIEPPGPQQQLGNDNLGRVSNPMQIPGEADLRQTETGPSPGSMNSFSSLLLWILGGASSEGLNSFFSMFRDVRDQGQGFDESPRPENAADQDMQ from the exons ATGGATCCGGAGCAGACGTTTATAAGGGTACAAGAAAGATTTTCTCAGATGTTAACTCCTAAAGTGAGAGCTGCTTTGGAGTatgtttatttgtttatagCAATCACTCTTTTTTGCATTCTTGTTGTTATGCACGCCAATTATGTTCAACAG CCTGGATGTTCAAGTGAGCTCTCTGGTGTTGAAACAAAGGAAGCTCAGCTTATTCAAATCAAG ATAACTAGTGCTGGCTTGTGGTCAAACAGTGAAGTGGAATCTAGTGTAGCATATGTTCCTAGTGTGGAGACAGtatcaaataatttagaattGGAAAATGTGGATGGAGACTTATTGGAGATTTTGGCTCCAAAGTTTTGGTGGAATTGGATTGGATCAAGTGCTAGGAAAGGGAAACTTGCATTGAAATTCTGGAAGACTGATTCTGAATACATTGAACATCAGCCTGAAAGCTCTGCCAACAGCGAAAGCTCTAAGCCAATAGCTGATGATGTTGTTAAAACTGATAAAGTGGAGACGCGCAGTAGTTTCCCTGCATCAGCCAAGGAAACCTTTAAAGCAGCCATTATTCATTTTGGCAAAAAGTGGCACAGGCGTCTTTCCTTCATTTGGAGACATTTAATGCAAATAATTCGAAGTTTCCAGAAGTTATGG AATATCACAGGTTTACATTTAAATCTCGATGTTCCCAAGTGGATGAGAATACTTTACTTGGACAGCCTTAGTTCATACGCAG TCCAGTGGCTAGAGAACAAGAGTAAGGCATTTGAACCAACTTATCTATACACTATGGAAAAG GGTTTTTTCTTGCTTCCCGAAGAAGCTAAGTCTCGGCATAATATAATTACTGTTAACATTAGCATATCAGCTCGGCATCCTTGCTTTGGAAACAG GTGGCAGCAGCTTCTCATTAATAGAATTGTTGGATATGATACCATACTGATGAACAGTTTATTGAGTGCTCCTGGACAGG GCTATTTGTATAATTTTCAAACAAAGGAGTTCTACAATCTTAGCTATCCACAAGAACCACCTGAAGGTCCTGCAAAATTTGGAG ACTATCTTGTGACCAAGTGTGGCGTTCTTATGATGTCACTGTTTGTTTTCTTCACTACCACAATGTCAGTGTCCTTCACATTGAGAGAGACGCAGACTCGGATGCTGAAATTCACAG TGCAGCTTCAACACCATGCTCGACATCGATTGCCAACGTTTCAGTTGATCTTCGTGCATGTGATTGAGTCACTGGTCTTTGTTCCT ATAATGATTGGaatcttattttttctatttgagTTCTATGATGATCAGCTTTTGGCGTTCATGGTCTTAATTCTTGTTTGGTTGTGTGAACTATTCACACTGATCAg TGTGCGCACGCCAATATCAATGAAGTTCTTTCCACGCTTCTTTTTGCTGTATTTTCTGGTTTTCCACATCTACTTCTTTTCCTATGCATATG GTTTTTCATATTTGGCGCTTTCCACAACTGCAGCATTTATGCAGCACCTCATTTTGTACTTCTGGAACCGATTTGag GTACCAGCTCTACAGAGGTTTATGCAAAACCGACGGTCACAGCTTCAGCAACACCCTGACTTCCATATCACATCCTCTACGATCCTTGCTTCCACTGTACACATCACAAGATTGAACACTAGGAATGAGGGTCCAGTTAATACAGATGCAGCCTCTGGACTTGCATTTAGACCAGGATCTGACCAAGCAATGCCTGCAAATGGAATTGAACCTCCCGGTCCTCAACAACAACTGGGAAATGACAATCTGGGAAGAGTAAGCAACCCTATGCAGATTCCGGGTGAAGCTGATCTTCGGCAAACAGAAACTGGCCCCAGCCCTGGGTCGATGAACTCATTCAGTTCGCTGTTGTTATGGATCTTGGGAGGGGCATCTTCTGAAGGCCTCAACTCATTTTTTTCAATGTTTAGAGATGTGAGAGACCAAGGACAAGGTTTCGATGAATCCCCTAGACCTGAAAACGCCGCGGATCAGGATATGCAATGA
- the LOC8260080 gene encoding putative transferase At1g60990, chloroplastic has translation MCADIISHFLAKSLPIPFLASRLLSKEMAATSSSTFIVGSATAQLQHLFKTRTIPFSSLPCLNSVFCTENKNKKLTFTSISFNSVACTRISASSPFDLSPPPIDHDFLETVAADGAKVSEDGIIETFDNDDEALLAFHNSVVILDLSHFGRIRVSGDDRIQFLHNQSTANFQCLHEGQGCHTVFVTPTARTLDIAHAWIMKNSVMLVVSPVTCGSITQMLNKYIFFADNVEIQDITKKTSFFILAGPQSDQVMANLNLGDVVGQPYGTHLHYSVNGMPITVGAGNIISEYGYSLLMSSAAAESVWKTLLSQGAVPMGSNAWEKLRIIQGIPAPGKELTNEFNVLEAGLWNSISLNKGCYKGQETIARLITYDGVKQRLWGIHLSAPAEPGSLITVDGIKVGKLTSYTSGRNKPEHYGLGYIKRQTVSEGSTVIVGDKIVGTVVDPPFLARQRPPSNSPNS, from the exons ATGTGTGCGGATATAATTTCTCATTTCCTGGCCAAGTCCCTGCCCATACCCTTCTTGGCATCAAGGTTGCTGTCCAAAGAAATGGCAgcaacatcatcatcaacctTTATAGTTGGCTCTGCAACTGCCCAACTTCAACACCTCTTCAAGACCAGAACCATCCCCTTCAGTTCTCTCCCCTGCTTAAACAGTGTATTTTGCACTgagaacaagaacaagaaactCACTTTTACTTCTATCTCATTCAATTCTGTTGCTTGCACTCGAATTTCTGCCTCTTCCCCTTTTGACCTCTCTCCTCCACCTATTGATCATGACTTTCTT GAAACTGTGGCAGCAGATGGGGCAAAGGTTTCAGAAGATGGGATTATCGAAACAtttgataatgatgatgaggCTTTACTTGCTTTTCATAATTCGGTTGTG ATTTTGGACCTTTCACATTTTGGACGGATAAGAG TCAGCGGAGATGATCGTATTCAGTTTCTTCACAACCAAAGCACTGCAAATTTTCAATGTCTTCATGAAGGACAG GGATGCCATACTGTTTTTGTTACACCAACAGCTCGGACATTAGATATTGCACATGCATGGATAATG AAAAATTCAGTTATGTTGGTGGTCTCACCAGTAACCTGTGGAAGCATCACTCAAATGCTGAATAA GTATATATTCTTTGCTGATAATGTAGAGATTCAAGATATCACCAAGAAAACTTCCTTCTTCATTTTAGCAGGACCACAAAGTGACCAA GTAATGGCCAACTTGAATCTTGGTGACGTTGTTGGACAACCATATGGCACTCATCTTCATTATAGT GTAAATGGAATGCCCATAACTGTGGGGGCGGGAAATATCATTTCTGAATATGGCTATTCCCTATTGATGTCATCAGCTGCTGCAGAATCTGTGTGGAAAACTCTTCTATCTCAGGGTGCAGTTCCAATGGGTTCTAATGCCTGGGAAAAACTAAGGATCATTCAAG GAATACCGGCACCTGGGAAGGAGCTTACTAATGAATTCAATGTTCTGGAGGCTGGTCTATGGAACTCTATTTCTTTGAACAAGG GATGTTATAAGGGACAAGAGACTATAGCTAGACTAATAACATATGATGGAGTGAAGCAAAGATTATGGGGAATTCATTTGTCAGCACCAGCAGAACCTGGCAGCCTGATTACAGTTGATGGGATAAAA GTGGGAAAACTAACAAGCTATACATCTGGAAGAAACAAACCAGAACATTATGGCTTAGGCTATATCAAGAGGCAAACTGTTTCAGAAGGGAGCACTGTGATTGTTGGAGACAAAATTGTTGGAACAGTGGTGGATCCTCCTTTCCTTGCTCGACAGCGTCCGCCATCAAATAGCCCTAATTCTTGA